A window from Nitrospira sp. ND1 encodes these proteins:
- a CDS encoding sigma-54 dependent transcriptional regulator, whose protein sequence is MAKPKVFVLTDDQAAVAAVRSSIESECEVFVAAWDRTAVVQIHEQAPLVVLLDLGSSSDPVVEERVRVLQEVRQTGHAGKVIACTERTERRLAVRAIQYGAYDVLSKPLDITLLAQLIRRAAGVADLEREARGVMVGGGPEEFSGMLGTSASIHRIFDAIRKVSTNDAPILITGESGTGKELTARAIHERGLRHQGPFIPINCGAIPESLLESELFGYERGAFTGAVSQKKGKVEFAQGGTLFLDEVGELPNALQVKLLRFLQDHTFERVGGHQPIEMNVRIIAATNVNLKEAIEKGTFREDLYYRLGVVHINVPPLRERGEDVSLMAMAFLRQAAAHYGKHLEGFTREALEAMRAYAWPGNVRELSNRAGRAVVMAEGTHVTPADLDIPHEVARPDGSSISLKVNQQRIETDLIMKAFTLSQGNLSRAAQELGISRSTLYRRLRQYGMDRTLDARRTLEVFPRASLSEH, encoded by the coding sequence GTGGCGAAACCCAAGGTATTTGTTCTCACAGATGATCAGGCAGCCGTTGCCGCCGTGCGCAGCTCGATCGAGAGCGAGTGTGAGGTGTTCGTGGCCGCATGGGATCGGACGGCGGTGGTTCAGATCCACGAACAGGCCCCGTTGGTCGTGCTTCTGGATTTGGGGTCCTCGTCCGATCCCGTTGTCGAGGAGCGTGTGCGGGTTCTGCAGGAAGTGCGACAAACCGGGCATGCCGGAAAGGTCATCGCCTGCACGGAAAGGACGGAGCGCCGCCTCGCCGTCCGCGCGATCCAGTATGGAGCCTACGACGTGTTGTCTAAACCGCTGGATATCACCCTTCTGGCACAACTCATCCGGCGGGCTGCGGGAGTGGCTGATCTGGAGCGAGAGGCCCGAGGCGTCATGGTTGGAGGAGGCCCTGAAGAATTCAGCGGCATGCTCGGCACCAGCGCCAGCATTCACCGTATCTTCGACGCCATACGAAAGGTTTCCACGAACGATGCACCGATCTTGATCACCGGGGAGAGCGGCACCGGTAAGGAGCTGACGGCGCGCGCGATTCACGAGAGAGGGTTACGGCATCAGGGACCGTTCATTCCCATCAACTGCGGGGCGATTCCAGAAAGTTTGCTGGAGTCGGAACTTTTTGGGTACGAACGTGGAGCCTTTACGGGAGCGGTGAGCCAAAAGAAAGGCAAGGTTGAATTCGCTCAAGGGGGGACGCTTTTCCTCGACGAAGTGGGCGAACTCCCGAATGCCTTGCAGGTGAAGTTATTGCGCTTTCTCCAGGACCACACGTTTGAGCGGGTGGGCGGGCATCAGCCGATAGAAATGAACGTGCGAATCATCGCCGCGACGAATGTGAACCTGAAGGAGGCCATTGAAAAAGGAACGTTCCGCGAGGACCTCTATTATCGGCTCGGGGTGGTCCATATCAATGTGCCTCCGCTTCGGGAGCGCGGTGAGGATGTGTCGCTGATGGCCATGGCGTTCCTGCGTCAGGCGGCAGCGCACTATGGTAAACATCTGGAAGGTTTTACCCGCGAAGCGCTGGAGGCGATGCGTGCCTATGCCTGGCCGGGAAATGTGCGTGAACTGTCGAACAGGGCCGGTCGTGCGGTGGTGATGGCGGAAGGCACGCATGTGACTCCGGCGGATCTCGATATCCCGCATGAGGTGGCGCGACCGGACGGTAGCTCGATTTCGCTCAAGGTGAATCAACAGCGGATCGAGACCGATCTGATCATGAAGGCCTTCACGCTGTCGCAGGGCAACTTGAGTCGAGCCGCTCAGGAATTAGGGATTAGCCGTTCGACGTTGTATAGACGGCTGCGTCAGTACGGGATGGACCGGACGCTTGATGCGCGGCGAACCCTCGAGGTGTTCCCGCGCGCCTCGCTGTCAGAGCACTGA
- a CDS encoding response regulator transcription factor: MRTTGTVRILVVDDHPSFRRGVKDILEEGFEGASMAECGNAQEMLDHVREQPYDLVVMDISMPGRSGPEVLKELKQLAPTLPVLILSMHPEDQYAIRMFKAGAAGYLTKASAPEELVHAAKKVMSGGQYVSASVGEALALTVRTGVDKLAHERLSDREYEVLCLIASGQTVSDIAESIHLSVTTISTYRARILDKMNLKNNSELTRYALQHGLVV, encoded by the coding sequence ATGCGAACAACAGGGACCGTGCGGATACTCGTCGTCGATGATCACCCTTCGTTTCGTCGCGGTGTGAAGGATATTCTGGAAGAAGGATTCGAGGGCGCCAGCATGGCTGAGTGTGGAAATGCGCAGGAGATGCTGGACCATGTTCGCGAGCAGCCCTACGACCTCGTCGTCATGGACATCAGTATGCCGGGACGGAGCGGGCCGGAAGTTTTGAAGGAACTGAAGCAACTGGCGCCGACGCTGCCTGTCTTGATCTTGAGCATGCACCCGGAAGACCAGTATGCCATTCGTATGTTTAAGGCCGGCGCGGCAGGGTATCTCACGAAGGCGAGTGCGCCGGAAGAGCTGGTCCATGCAGCGAAAAAAGTCATGTCGGGCGGGCAGTACGTCAGTGCTTCGGTGGGAGAAGCCTTGGCGTTGACGGTCAGGACCGGGGTCGACAAGTTGGCCCATGAACGGCTGTCGGACCGGGAGTACGAAGTGCTCTGTCTGATTGCTTCCGGACAGACCGTCAGTGACATTGCCGAAAGTATTCATCTCAGCGTGACGACGATCAGTACGTATCGAGCGAGAATTCTGGACAAAATGAATTTGAAAAATAATTCCGAGTTGACGCGCTATGCGTTGCAGCATGGGTTGGTCGTATAA